In the genome of Monodelphis domestica isolate mMonDom1 chromosome 2, mMonDom1.pri, whole genome shotgun sequence, one region contains:
- the LOC100024836 gene encoding LOW QUALITY PROTEIN: targeting protein for Xklp2-like (The sequence of the model RefSeq protein was modified relative to this genomic sequence to represent the inferred CDS: inserted 5 bases in 3 codons; deleted 1 base in 1 codon; substituted 1 base at 1 genomic stop codon), translating to MKMSQSRASYSFDTPTAFINFTSFNNEDVYNVNSWYEERANLENKPPEDDEVPGPSYRKTPLRKTHVPQAVVXALRSVDNSYVEMENLPEQSAPSNACDSPGFQEMTSKNAPVFGSLVPGQSLRVTRSLSAQKSEQQQKQQLRMKAERHPAPMVSEEMPPSKKMKVTEGKSKPMEGTKNGAQKSEPSLGHCTGRSAVSHTPPIRNKVLKSTEEQELEKRLKMQQEVVEKHKKKEESLKIALSGQPLKKTVNQVTKSVDFHFHTDDRIKQHPRSQEEYKEVNFTSELWKHPPSLARVGKGPIIDKPFNLSQGKKRPFEETSSTYVPLAQQIEVFHKRTPNRYHLRSKKDMXRLPSKPSMLKINPQTPVFKTKQCTRPVTCKSIAELEVEELEKIQQYKFKAQELDSRVLEGAPXLPKKPPVKPPTQAIDFDLKIEKRIQEQGAKKKSEDDHFEFHFRPCPMKILEDVVGMPEKKKLPTTIPKSPAFALKNXVHGLTREDEEEPVVIKAHPVPHCGVPFKPRIPEKRTVEMCPFSFDSGDKERQLQKEKKIKELQKGEVPKFMAHPLPHFHTVSLPEKKVKNPTQLEPFHLQIDERGALEAQTWKHQLEEDLKQQKEAACFKASPNTVIHQEPFVPQKEKKKTSEDLSGFIVQGPFQLATERRAREWQEFEKQMAEIEAQKAQRLKEARQQEEEQKKEELVKLRQELVHKANPIGKHQSVEVKPSEQPLTLSISPKFSTRFQC from the exons ATGAAGATGTCTCAGAGCAGAGCCTCTTACTCCTTTGATACTCCAACAGCCTTCATCAATTTCACATCTTTTAATAATGAAGATGTCTATAATGTGAACTCCTGGTATGAGGAGAGGGCCAATTTGGAAAATAAGCCTCCTGAAGATGATGAAGTCCCAGGGCCCTCCTACAGGAAGACACCTTTGAGAAAGACCCATGTTCCCCAAGCAGTTG ATGCTCTGAGATCAGTTGACAATTCTTATGTGGAAATGGAGAATCTACCAGAACAATCTGCTCCATCAAATGCTTGTGACTCACCAGGCTTTCAGGAAATGACATCAAAAAATGCCCCTGTTTTTGGATCCCTTGTTCCAGGCCAGTCCCTAAGGGTGACCAGGAGCCTGTCTGCTCAGAAGTCAGAACAGCAGCAGAAACAGCAGCTCAGAATGAAAGCAGAGAGACACCCTGCTCCCATGGTCAGTGAGGAAATGCCACCTTCTAAGAAGATGAAAGTCACTGAGGGCAAAAGTAAGCCCATGGAAGGCACCAAAAATGGGGCCCAGAAGAGTGAACCTTCCCTGGGACACTGCACAGGCAGATCAGCTGTATCTCACACACCACCCATAAGAAATAAGGTTCTGAAAAGTACGGAGGAACAGGAATTGGAGAAGAGACTCAAGATGCAGCAGGAGGTGGTAGAGAAGcataagaagaaggaagaatccTTGAAAATAGCTCTGTCAGGGCAGCCTCTGAAAAAAACAGTCAACCAGGTAACCAAGTCAGTTGACTTCCACTTCCACACAGATGATAGGATCAAACAGCACCCCAGGAGCCAAGAAGAATATAAAGAGGTGAATTTTACATCCGAACTTTGGAAGCATCCTCCATCTCTGGCCCGAGTAGGCAAAGGGCCCATCATTGACAAGCCTTTCAATTTGTCCCAAGGAAAGAAAAGGCCTTTTGAAGAAACATCCTCTACTTATGTCCCTCTTGCTCAGCAAATTGAAGTTTTCCATAAACGAACTCCTAATAGGTACCACCTGAGGAGCAAGAAAGACAT AAGGTTACCCTCCAAACCATCGATGCTCAAGATAAACCCACAGACTCCTgtatttaaaaccaagcaatgcACAAGGCCTGTAACATGCAAGAGCATTGCTGAGCTGGAAGTGGAGGAACTTGAGAAAATCCAACAATATAAATTCAAAGCACAGGAACTTGACTCTAGAGTCCTTGAAGGGGCTCC CTTGCCAAAGAAGCCTCCAGTAAAGCCACCCACTCAAGCTATTGATTTTGAtctaaaaattgagaaaaggatACAAGAGCAAGGggcaaaaaagaaatcagaagacgaTCACTTTGAGTTTCATTTTAGGCCTTGTCCTATGAAGATCTTGGAAGATGTTGTGGGTATGCCAGAGAAAAAGAAGCTCCCTACCACAATCCCTAAATCTCCTGCCTTTGCCCTAAAGAACTGAGTCCATGGACTCACCAGAGAGGATGAGGAAGAACCAGTAGTGATCAAAGCTCACCCTGTGCCACACTGTGGAGTGCCTTTTAAGCCCCGAATCCCAGAAAAAAGAACCGTGGAGATGTGCCCCTTCTCCTTTGATTCCGGGGACAAAGAGCGGCAATtacaaaaggagaagaaaataaaagagctaCAGAAAGGAGAGGTACCTAAATTCATGGCACATCCCCTGCCTCACTTCCACACTGTCAGCTTGCcagagaagaaagtgaagaatCCAACACAGCTTGAACCTTTCCACCTGCAGATAGATGAACGAGGAGCTCTTGAAGCCCAGACCTGGAAGCATCAGCTTGAAGAAGATTTAAAGCAGCAGAAAGAAGCAGCTTGCTTTAAAGCTAGTCCAAACACTGTCATCCATCAGGAGCCCTTTGttccccaaaaagaaaaaaaaaaaacgtcAGAGGACCTTTCTGGTTTCATAGTTCAGGGACCTTTTCAACTGGCAACAGAGAGGAGAGCCAGAGAGTGGCAGGAATTTGAGAAACAAATGGCGGAGATTGAAGCACAGAAAGCCCAGAGACTGAAGGAGGCTAGGCAACAG GAAGAAGAGCAGAAGAAGGAAGAACTAGTCAAACTGAGACAAGAACTGGTACATAAGGCAAATCCCATTGGCAAACACCAGAGTGTGGAGGTGAAGCCCAGTGAACAGCCCCTGACCTTATCAATATCTCCCAAGTTTTCTACCAGATTCCAGTGTTAA